In Podospora pseudopauciseta strain CBS 411.78 chromosome 2 map unlocalized CBS411.78m_2, whole genome shotgun sequence, the genomic stretch CCCCTCTTGATGGACAACATCGGCCGAGATTTCACGAGCCCTCTTACCTTACTTCCTGCCCTACCTATGTTGGtaagacagcagcagcagcagcagcagcagcaacaggagTTATGAGCTGAAAAGACGGatggggtgtgtgtgtgtgtgtggctGCACAGGGAAGCGATCTTGATCATGGCGCACATGGAAGGTCACTGCGTAACGGTTGCTCATTATGACTGAGGTGACTGGTTGGGCTTTCCGTTGGCAGGTAGGTTGGTGTCCGTTGCCTGTATCGTTTGGTTGCAAGGTCAACTAGAGTGAGTGCAACTGCTTCCGGCCTTTTCACGTTCACATTTCTCCTTCCCGGTCGAGGACAGCACCGTACTCCTTCCTCCTTTTATTCTTGAACCAGCAGGCCAGTGCTTTTTCAATAACCCCAGAGTCTGTCTGCTTTCTtgcttttctctctctctctctctttctctttccaaAACATTCGctttcaccctcctcaactctctgaaaaaaaaaacaagataTTCTCTCGTTCAACAACGCTACTTTTGATACCGCCCTTCTCGATTTTGGAACTCTTTTTCTATTTTCTTGACTCTTTGATTACCATCACCCATCTTTAATATCGAAACGTTGGTTCTCCTTGCAGCAACCCGCATTGAGACATTCTTCACACTTGTCAATCTTCCCCGGATTTTCTTGCTACAAGCCAAGATGAGATCCCTCGCATTGGTGCCGGTCTTGGCAACGATGCTCCCGAGTCTTGGGACAGCCACCCCGTCGCCGACAGTTGCTCAACCTCCCACCAAGAGGGGTAGCCTGCCGGCTGTGTCTGTTTCCGGGAATGGTTTGTCCTTACCACTCCTTTTTCAAAATGGGACCCTTGGCTGATGTTGATCATAAAACAGCCTTTTGGCAAAACGACAAGCGGTTTTACATTCGCGGTGTGGACTACCAACCGGGTGGTTCCTCGGCGATGGCGGACCCCCTGGCGGACACGACGATTTGCAGCCGCGACATTGACCAATTCAGAAAGCTGGGCATCAACACGATTCGGGTCTACATTATTGACAATTCTGCCAGGCACGACGAGTGCATGGGCAAGCTGGCGGATGCGGGGATATACGTTATTGTCGATGCCAACAATCCGCTGTACAGCATCAACCGGTACGACCCGGCGCCGTCGTATAACGCAAAGTATCTGCAGAGCGTGTTTGCGACGATTGACGAGTTTGCCAAGTATGAGAATACGCTGGCGTTTTTTTCGGGGAATGAGGTGGTGAATGATGTGGTGAATTCGACGCTGGCGGCGAGGTATGTGAAGGCAGTGACGAGGGACATGAGGAGGTAtattggggagagggggtacCGGAGGGTGCCGGTGGGGTATTCGGCGGCGGATGTGGGGAGTAATAGGAGGCAGCAGGCGGATTGGATGAATTGTGGgagtgaggatgagaggTCGGATTTTTTTGCGTTTGTAAGTTGTCTGAGAGTGTGTtgtgggaaaggggtggtttggtcGCTGACGTGAACAACAGAATGATTACTCGTGGTGCAATTCGGACTTTCGGACGGCGGGGTGGGACCAGAAGGTGAAGAACTTTTCGGATTATGGTTTGCCTATTTTGTGAGTTGGTTTTCggattgtggtggtggtgtgggatgATGCTGACGATGTGTAGCCTCTCGGAGTATGGCTGCCTTACCAATGGCCGGGACTTTGGCGAGGTTGCTGCTCTGATGAGTGACAAGATGACGAGTGTGTACTCTGGAGGTCTGATGTACGAATACGCCATGGGGGATAATGGTTACGGCATTGCAAAGATTCCTAGCGTCAAGGGCTCCTCGGTTCAGAAACTGGATGGGTTCGAAAAGTTTGCCTCTGCTCTGGCtgccaacccaccccccgaaggagatggaggatttGTCTCGACGACACACGCCAATGCCTGCCCTACCAAGGATGCCAACTGGCTCATTGACACGACTTTGCTGCCAGCTATCCCTGAGCAGGCCAAGATGTTAATGATGGAGGGGGCTGGATCTGGACCCGGTCTCGGTGGTGACGGGTCTCAGAATGCTGTGGATGCTGGCACTAGCAGTGGCGACGCGGAGCAAGGTTCTGGGACGGTGACTTCGTCCAGCACGCCCAAGGGGAGTGAAAATGCGGCGCCGGCGACATCAACCCCGGCCAACGCTAGAGCCGTGGTCAAGATCCCGTTGGTTCTGACGGGAATGGTGGTTGTGTTGACATTGGGTGGTTCTTTTTTGCTCTGATGACAAGGAGACTAGGGTTGATGTGCATGTATCTGGCATGCTTGTTTGTGTATCGATTGATTTTTGACTGAGACATTGCTAGGttatggtggtgggaaaggCATCTTGACGTTTCTTTTGAACTAGAAAAAGGTTTTGGGACATTATGATAGTTTTTAATcaacttttctttttgttatGTGCTTCATCAAGGCCAGTCGCTGCTCTTTGCTAAAAAGTCCGCCAGCTTTTCGAGGTACTCCTTGTCTATTTGGTCGAAGCCGTTTTCGACTGTGCAGTCAATGTCGATTATCCCTACCACCCCCTTGCCCTCGACCATGATGGGGACGACGATTTCGCTTTTGCTGGACGAGTCGCAGGCGATGTGGCCTGGGAACTGCTCGACGTCGGGGACGAGCTGAGTTGTCTGGGTGGCGGCTGCTGTGCCGCAGACTCCGCGGCCGAAGTTGATGGTTTGGCAGGCGACTTTGCCTTGAAACGGACCCAAGATGAGGCGTGGTtttgtgggaggggaggtgtgGTCGTGGACGTAGAAGCCGGCCCAGtttaccgaggaggagggggaggggagggagcggTAGAGGTgccagaggagggaggaggtgttggagaggttgcTGCCCTTTTGTCAGCTCGATTTTTCACTACGAAGTCTGTGGTGATATTTCATGGTGATATTTCATGGTGATATTTCATGGTGGTATgtcatggtggtgatgatgtttggGGTTTTGAATGTGGATGAGATACGGGGGCGGGGGTaaagaggggggtggatgaaTGCTGGGTAgttgaggggaaagggggaaagggggaaagggggaaagggggaaagggggaaaggggtgtgATAGGGGTGGCAGTTGGGGTGGTGAAAGGGTGAGATggggtgaaggtggtgaaaTAGGGAGGGGGCACAAGGGGAGACCTTACCACACCCAGTTTCTTTGCTCGTAACAAAGACCTTCTACCTCGTCGAGGAGCTGCTGGTAGGCTTCTGgtttggtgaggttgggggagaagttTGTTGCGTCGGCGTGGACCTTTTCTTCCTTGTTAGCaactgtttttttttggtttgtaTGACATGACAAGGCTCACCATTTGGACGGTTATGGGTTCAGATGGTCTGAGATTagattgttgttggtggtgatggtggtaagCGATAAGATACAACTGACTCTTTGTCTGCTGAACAGGTTTGAAAATGGGATTGGGTATCTCTAATAAAAAAATTGACAAATGGGTATCAAGAATGCGTGGAAttggtgaggatgaagtTGAATTGTCTTAGAGATAAAAACACACCGAAACACCTCTCTCTTTATACACAACTTTCATATTTGCTCACCTGGCTTACACACACCTCAACTGTGGAGCCCGAACCGATGGCGCAATTCTCGCGATGCGCGACCGCACAAGGAACTGCTGCTTCATCAGGAAGCTCGCAACAGACCAGCAAGAATGCGAGGCGGGCCGGAGATAAAAATAGGGGATAACCCCGGCCGGGCTACCCCTGATTTTGAACTCATACAACAAGCAGAAAATCCAAATGCCGTAATCGAAATCCATATGCACGCAAAATCCCATATGTACTGTGGCATATAAAAAGATGACACTATAATTCTATTTTAACAACACTACAACAATACCAACCCTACTATTTGACACATCAAGTAGGTGTCTGCCTCTAAAACAGCGAATGGATGAACGACGCTTGCTCTTCTTACACTTGTATGTatgcctttttcttttttcacTGCCATCGTTGAGAAATCAGCCCTCATTAATTTGTCGAGTGGTAAATAAAATCAGGCGGTTACTGCCGGCCCGTTTGTCGTCCCCAGGTGGGGAACCTTGACTGTCACTTcgccatcaccctccccgtccACATCAAGCCCGCTGCCGCTGTCATCGTTCGGGCTCTCCTCCGCGACCTGCCCTTGGATCCTGCGCTTGGCGTCCTGCTTGTCCGCCTCGGTGATTTGAGCGTCGTCCTTGCGCATGTCAGGGGTCCATTGCGGTTCAGAGGGGGCGTGGCCGACCGACATGCCGACACGGACCTGGTCTTGTTAGCAGTTGTTGTGAAAGAAAGATGGTGGGTAAAACTCACCAAGGTCTCCAGCGCAGTATTCGAATTGTCCACCaagtcatcatcaaacaccatCTTTCCACTCTcaaacagcaccaccagcgtcGACCCGCCAAACTTGAAGTAGCCCAGCTCATCACCCCTCTTGACCTCGtccccttccttctttgTAATGACGGTGCTGCCCACCATCATGGCACCAATGCAAATCACCATTACCCGTCCGAATTCTGGGGAGTCAATAGGTACGACAATCCTCACATTCTCGCCGTACACATCCAGCGCCGACCGAATAGCCATTGGGTTGACAGTGTAGTATTCACCTGCAATGGTCTTAGGTTCCCTCATAACACCATCCACGGGGATGTGGAATCTGTGGTAGTCTTGAGGCGCCAGTCTGAAAATACCCAGTGCGCCACCGGCTTCGTAGCGGTGGGCATCTTCAGGGTAGGCATCGCCTAGGAGACGCTTGACGCTGAATTCTCTACCCTTGATCCAGACCTTGGTGGCAATGTCAACGCGGTTAAAAACCACGGATCTGCAATCGGCCGGAGAGACCACAATGCGCGGGTTGTTTGGTGCAGAAACTGGTCTGGCATCAGGCTTGAGAGCGCGGTAGAAAAACTCGTTGAAGTTCTTGAACTGGTCCAGAGGAAGCAACACCTCAGACAAGTCCAATCCGTGGAAGGCGATGAATTTGGGGATTTCGGCCTTGGAAGCAGGGTCGTCATATTTCTTGCCCTGCTTAATACTGAGAGACTTGAGCAGCTTGCGAAtgcgcttcttctccatATTGTTGGACTTAAGACCCTTGTACAACAAGCGAATACCAAGACGGACGTAGACGCTCATCTTCTCTTCGTTGATCTGACCGGTGATGCGGTCTTGCACGAGGATGTTGGCAGAGTTGGCACCGAGCTTGTAGCCACCGTAGGAGATCTTGGTGATCACCTTGGAGTACCACTTGCGTTGGGCCTGGCTGGACGTAACGAACCCACCCATCATCAGGTTGTTCACCTGTCGCCAGTCCTGGCTGGCACAGGTGGCAAtatgggtgatgatgtctgcATCCTTGCGCTTGTTCAAGCGCGGTTGATGGCAGATGGGGCATTCGCGGATCTCTACCACATGTTCTTCGGTGTTGCTAGCATTGAGATCGTCCCGGTCGAGGTAATCGCCCTCTTCGCCTGGAGTCGCCAGCTCTGGAACAGTGATGCTGTCGGTTCCGCCAAGGTCAGATTCGCTCGGTGGCTGGACAGTATCGGGATGCGACTCCTTGCCGGGTATAGGCAGCAGGTTCTTAACCTTTTCGGCGGCATCTGGGAGAATATTCTTCACAC encodes the following:
- the GAS5_1 gene encoding 1,3-beta-glucanosyltransferase (CAZy:GH72; COG:G; EggNog:ENOG503NYHJ), whose translation is MRSLALVPVLATMLPSLGTATPSPTVAQPPTKRGSLPAVSVSGNAFWQNDKRFYIRGVDYQPGGSSAMADPLADTTICSRDIDQFRKLGINTIRVYIIDNSARHDECMGKLADAGIYVIVDANNPLYSINRYDPAPSYNAKYLQSVFATIDEFAKYENTLAFFSGNEVVNDVVNSTLAARYVKAVTRDMRRYIGERGYRRVPVGYSAADVGSNRRQQADWMNCGSEDERSDFFAFNDYSWCNSDFRTAGWDQKVKNFSDYGLPIFLSEYGCLTNGRDFGEVAALMSDKMTSVYSGGLMYEYAMGDNGYGIAKIPSVKGSSVQKLDGFEKFASALAANPPPEGDGGFVSTTHANACPTKDANWLIDTTLLPAIPEQAKMLMMEGAGSGPGLGGDGSQNAVDAGTSSGDAEQGSGTVTSSSTPKGSENAAPATSTPANARAVVKIPLVLTGMVVVLTLGGSFLL
- a CDS encoding uncharacterized protein (EggNog:ENOG503P1WW; COG:T), translating into MVHADATNFSPNLTKPEAYQQLLDEVEGLCYEQRNWVCNLSNTSSLLWHLYRSLPSPSSSVNWAGFYVHDHTSPPTKPRLILGPFQGKVACQTINFGRGVCGTAAATQTTQLVPDVEQFPGHIACDSSSKSEIVVPIMVEGKGVVGIIDIDCTVENGFDQIDKEYLEKLADFLAKSSDWP